The following proteins are encoded in a genomic region of Thioclava nitratireducens:
- a CDS encoding tetratricopeptide repeat protein has product MSLTRILSAIALGLIAQTGSVHAKPVSVPFDPPQVEAGSDTCSPRPPQHVLTERWKDYDGGPLGDRDVRLIRRDLRLLRQNDAKRWFDVIEAADQRLLKSGDGYDKTNLLLDRIDLLVAAGRMQDLADEGLVKSLLDMAPAGSASVKRTAAELLYNGTGVARDRKRAIALWRQAAYAGDSSSLLRMVELSYKQKIDDWNIAPNVAVTMALGNLLGDLDPLLCDRVNRIAAIFRDGEVVAPDPKLAEDWYRFAARLGGANAAWNLAEMNREATEVDRDNDLMMKSLRQAADFDLPYAMLRLGGILERGALTERDPEEARALYEEAAGYGDPTARIRLVNIARAHKNEPGGRARLADALDRMIDAPGTPAWAYAQRGNLVLEQQGRWAGEDRAAKLYAEALKIDPTLSAARMHLAEIKIRDADGEQDLLNIVSELRDAVYIDGKTEPMQDLQAIFQCRSRDAPILSESKYWTKMEEFAGDSTVELTPSQLDAVNPQDDPLTVARLQSQAINMRARSLANFHDVNPEGAGDKMRRMTEASGGALYTAEAKLALNRGHVGAAEDFLAQAIDAGETGAKTLYLSVLGSRTELDKTQRERMISLARDLAKNGNGTAIGVLIDHGIMDSDTAWRTYRDAIARNGDVKAMLFALPYLKKAGDVATYRARIRSTIDCTTSMALDYAHVLRKIDAKDGAHHWLKIASAVSEGDGWEDVAVADALREMGSTEDDKARAMKLYRAAADRGYPLALRRLLSLRQDGKIEMSTEKTAAMTVRLLKIAAPKDIADIFNFLEYSDPKVREIVNAKVDRRALYAEAAKKGNAAAQLELARIVRESDAPDDTAERYASLLQSAADGGNADAMYLLSQAYAYGVGVDQSMERSRKLLLAAARAGNETAAATARLIQ; this is encoded by the coding sequence ATGTCTCTGACACGCATCCTTTCCGCCATAGCATTGGGCCTGATTGCCCAGACCGGATCGGTCCATGCAAAACCGGTCTCGGTGCCGTTCGATCCTCCCCAGGTCGAGGCTGGCAGCGATACCTGCAGCCCCCGGCCTCCGCAGCACGTCCTGACCGAAAGGTGGAAGGACTATGACGGCGGGCCACTGGGCGACCGCGACGTTAGGCTCATCCGCCGCGACCTGCGGCTGCTGCGCCAGAACGACGCGAAACGCTGGTTCGACGTCATCGAGGCGGCGGACCAGCGCCTGCTCAAGTCCGGAGACGGCTACGACAAGACCAACCTTCTTCTGGACCGCATCGACCTTCTCGTTGCTGCGGGCCGGATGCAGGATCTCGCGGATGAAGGTCTGGTCAAGAGCCTGCTCGACATGGCGCCGGCCGGGTCGGCTTCGGTCAAACGCACGGCGGCGGAACTGCTCTATAACGGCACCGGTGTCGCGCGCGATCGCAAGCGGGCCATCGCGCTCTGGCGTCAGGCCGCCTATGCGGGCGACAGTAGCTCGCTGCTGCGCATGGTCGAGCTGTCATACAAGCAGAAGATCGACGACTGGAACATCGCGCCCAACGTGGCCGTGACCATGGCGCTCGGGAACCTGCTGGGCGATCTCGATCCGCTTCTGTGCGACCGCGTGAACCGCATTGCCGCGATCTTCCGCGACGGCGAGGTCGTCGCACCAGATCCGAAACTGGCCGAGGACTGGTACCGTTTCGCGGCCAGGCTGGGCGGGGCCAACGCCGCCTGGAACCTTGCCGAAATGAACCGCGAGGCGACCGAAGTCGACCGGGACAACGACCTGATGATGAAGAGCCTGCGTCAGGCGGCGGATTTCGATCTGCCCTACGCGATGCTGCGCCTCGGGGGCATCCTCGAACGCGGTGCCCTGACCGAGCGTGATCCCGAAGAAGCCCGCGCGCTTTACGAGGAGGCCGCCGGTTACGGCGACCCAACCGCGCGGATCCGTCTCGTGAACATCGCCCGCGCCCATAAGAACGAGCCCGGCGGGCGGGCGCGTCTTGCGGATGCGCTGGACCGGATGATCGACGCGCCGGGTACCCCCGCCTGGGCCTATGCACAGCGCGGCAATCTCGTCCTCGAACAGCAGGGGCGGTGGGCCGGCGAGGACCGTGCCGCCAAGCTCTATGCCGAGGCGCTGAAGATCGATCCGACGCTCTCGGCGGCCCGGATGCACCTTGCGGAGATCAAGATCCGCGATGCCGACGGCGAGCAGGACCTGCTCAACATCGTCTCGGAGCTGCGTGACGCGGTCTATATCGACGGCAAGACTGAACCGATGCAGGATCTCCAGGCCATTTTCCAGTGCCGGTCGCGAGATGCCCCGATCCTCTCGGAGTCGAAATACTGGACGAAGATGGAAGAATTCGCCGGCGACTCGACGGTCGAACTCACTCCGAGCCAACTCGACGCGGTGAACCCCCAAGACGATCCGCTGACGGTGGCCCGGCTGCAATCGCAGGCGATCAACATGCGCGCGCGGTCGCTGGCCAATTTCCATGACGTGAACCCCGAAGGCGCGGGCGACAAGATGCGTCGGATGACAGAGGCCTCGGGTGGCGCGCTCTACACGGCCGAAGCGAAACTCGCGCTCAATCGCGGCCATGTCGGCGCCGCCGAGGATTTTCTGGCGCAGGCCATCGACGCGGGAGAGACGGGGGCGAAGACGCTCTACCTCTCCGTGCTGGGAAGCCGCACCGAACTCGACAAGACCCAGCGTGAACGGATGATCTCGCTTGCCCGCGACCTTGCGAAGAACGGCAACGGCACCGCGATCGGGGTTCTGATCGATCACGGTATCATGGATTCCGACACGGCATGGCGAACCTATCGCGACGCCATCGCGCGAAACGGGGACGTGAAGGCCATGCTCTTCGCGCTGCCCTATCTCAAGAAGGCCGGCGATGTCGCGACCTACCGGGCCCGCATTCGCAGCACCATCGACTGCACGACGTCCATGGCGCTCGACTATGCACATGTCCTGCGCAAGATCGACGCCAAGGATGGGGCGCATCATTGGCTCAAGATCGCGAGCGCGGTTTCCGAAGGCGACGGGTGGGAAGACGTGGCCGTTGCCGACGCCCTGCGCGAAATGGGGTCGACCGAGGACGACAAGGCGCGCGCGATGAAGCTTTACCGCGCTGCCGCAGACCGTGGCTATCCCCTTGCGCTGCGCCGGCTTCTGTCGCTGCGCCAGGACGGCAAGATCGAGATGAGCACCGAGAAGACGGCTGCGATGACGGTCCGCCTGCTGAAGATCGCGGCGCCCAAGGACATCGCCGATATCTTCAATTTCCTCGAATATTCGGACCCGAAAGTGCGCGAGATCGTTAACGCGAAGGTAGATCGCCGTGCCCTTTACGCCGAGGCCGCAAAGAAGGGGAATGCCGCGGCACAGCTCGAACTGGCCCGGATCGTGCGCGAAAGCGACGCACCCGACGACACGGCAGAGCGCTACGCCTCGCTGCTGCAAAGCGCGGCAGACGGGGGCAACGCCGACGCGATGTATCTGTTGTCGCAGGCCTATGCCTACGGGGTTGGCGTCGACCAATCCATGGAGCGGTCGCGGAAACTGCTTCTCGCCGCCGCCCGTGCGGGCAACGAAACGGCCGCCGCCACGGCGCGCCTCATTCAGTAA